One Longimicrobiales bacterium DNA window includes the following coding sequences:
- a CDS encoding sigma-70 family RNA polymerase sigma factor, translated as MDYSSLTDQQVVQLARDGRERAFRELIGRYQRPVFSLIYRLVRDREKAEDLAQDTFIKVLNAIDRYNPEYKFSSWIFKIAHNTGLDHLRRKQPETLSLDGSPHARTAAETEASTITPESHEETPEQFTANRELGSEIDEAMGTLRAEYRTAIVLCHVEGRPYEEIAEIMDVPLGTVKTYIHRGRKELMQRLEHLRC; from the coding sequence TTGGACTACTCGAGCCTCACCGACCAGCAGGTCGTCCAGCTCGCACGAGATGGTCGCGAGCGGGCGTTCCGCGAGTTGATCGGGCGCTACCAGCGTCCGGTCTTTTCGCTCATCTACCGGCTAGTGCGCGACCGCGAAAAGGCCGAGGACCTGGCCCAGGACACGTTCATCAAGGTCCTCAACGCCATCGACCGCTACAATCCGGAGTACAAGTTCAGCTCCTGGATCTTCAAGATCGCCCACAACACGGGGCTCGACCACCTGCGGCGGAAGCAGCCTGAGACGCTGTCGCTGGACGGCTCCCCGCACGCGCGCACCGCGGCGGAGACGGAGGCGAGCACGATCACCCCCGAGAGCCATGAGGAGACGCCCGAGCAGTTCACGGCCAATCGTGAGCTGGGCAGCGAGATCGACGAGGCCATGGGGACGCTTCGGGCGGAGTACCGGACGGCCATCGTGCTGTGCCACGTGGAGGGCCGGCCGTATGAGGAAATCGCGGAAATCATGGATGTCCCGCTGGGGACCGTGAAGACCT